One Sodalis praecaptivus DNA segment encodes these proteins:
- a CDS encoding GNAT family acetyltransferase — translation MEIRVFRHDDFEEVITLWERCDLLRSWNDPEMDIERKLNHDPDLFLVAEVAGEVVGSVMGGYDGHRGSAYYLGVHPDYRGRGIANALISRLEKKLIARGCPKINLMVRGENDAVISMYEKLGYEMQDSVLLGKRLIEDQEY, via the coding sequence ATGGAAATTCGAGTATTTCGTCATGACGATTTTGAAGAGGTCATTACGCTATGGGAACGCTGCGATTTGCTGCGATCGTGGAACGATCCCGAAATGGATATCGAGCGTAAGCTGAATCATGATCCCGATCTTTTTCTGGTGGCGGAAGTGGCCGGGGAAGTGGTGGGGTCGGTAATGGGCGGTTATGACGGCCACCGCGGTTCCGCATACTACCTGGGGGTGCACCCGGATTATCGCGGCCGCGGTATCGCCAATGCGCTAATAAGCCGGCTGGAGAAAAAATTGATTGCCCGCGGCTGTCCAAAAATCAATTTGATGGTGCGCGGCGAAAACGACGCGGTGATTAGCATGTACGAAAAGCTGGGATACGAAATGCAAGATAGCGTATTGCTGGGCAAACGGCTTATTGAGGATCAGGAGTATTAA
- a CDS encoding NirD/YgiW/YdeI family stress tolerance protein — protein MGKDNYEFHDKTGSLALHIAPDGWHGADISPDDLITVSGRLHKGPQGTSVEVEQLQKQ, from the coding sequence TTGGGCAAGGATAACTATGAATTTCACGACAAAACCGGCTCGCTGGCGCTGCATATCGCCCCGGACGGTTGGCACGGGGCCGATATCTCCCCCGACGATCTCATTACCGTCAGCGGTAGGCTGCATAAAGGCCCGCAGGGGACCTCGGTGGAGGTTGAGCAACTGCAAAAACAATAA
- a CDS encoding YgiW/YdeI family stress tolerance OB fold protein, with protein sequence MKRTTFALLLALFSPAVLAAPDGGFHPDKAPPPPQKQDDGIRGVEDLRPTPIKQVKTLRDGAWVTLTGNIHR encoded by the coding sequence ATGAAGAGAACCACTTTCGCGCTGCTGTTGGCTTTGTTTAGCCCCGCCGTTCTGGCTGCCCCCGACGGCGGCTTCCACCCCGACAAAGCCCCACCGCCGCCGCAAAAGCAGGACGACGGCATTCGCGGCGTCGAGGACCTGCGCCCTACCCCGATCAAACAGGTGAAGACCCTGCGCGACGGCGCGTGGGTAACGCTGACCGGGAATATTCACCGGTAG
- a CDS encoding RpoE-regulated lipoprotein, giving the protein MKSFRPLIIGLPLLLAGCSTLSDLSWSSFSPFHWFGESRKVSDQGVGDITAATPMTQSALEKALGGDYRLRGGMETRDGDIVSVYQALSKGQVKLTVYGPSSGRVAEVAVADDAIESAWGVKIGTPFSAVFQKAYGACHKGSGEDREAVVCQAPQSGHVSYVFKGIWHGPESLMPADDQLQTWQVSKIIWRASATR; this is encoded by the coding sequence ATGAAGTCGTTCCGTCCGTTAATCATTGGACTGCCGCTCCTGCTGGCCGGGTGCTCGACGCTATCCGACCTTTCCTGGTCAAGCTTTTCCCCTTTCCATTGGTTCGGCGAAAGCCGCAAGGTGAGCGATCAGGGCGTCGGTGACATCACCGCCGCCACGCCAATGACGCAGTCGGCCCTGGAGAAGGCGCTGGGAGGCGATTACCGATTGCGCGGCGGTATGGAAACCCGCGACGGCGATATCGTCAGCGTGTATCAGGCGCTGAGCAAGGGACAGGTCAAACTGACCGTCTACGGGCCGTCATCAGGCCGGGTCGCAGAGGTGGCGGTAGCCGATGACGCCATCGAAAGCGCCTGGGGCGTCAAGATCGGTACGCCGTTTAGCGCTGTTTTTCAGAAAGCCTATGGTGCCTGCCACAAGGGAAGCGGCGAGGATCGCGAGGCGGTGGTATGTCAGGCCCCGCAAAGCGGCCACGTCAGTTACGTATTCAAGGGCATCTGGCACGGTCCTGAATCGCTGATGCCGGCTGACGATCAGCTGCAAACCTGGCAGGTGAGCAAAATCATCTGGCGTGCGTCCGCCACGCGCTAA
- a CDS encoding sulfate ABC transporter substrate-binding protein, giving the protein MTFTLFSGRAVRGCVAAAMLACGPAQATALLNSSYDVARELFAALNPGFIAQWQQAHPGDTLTLRQSHAGSSRQALAILQGFPADVVTYNQVTDVQILHDRGQLIAADWRDRLPNQSSPYYSTMAFLVRKGNPKGIHDWSDLARDGVRLVFPNPKTSGNGRYTYLAAWGAMEQAFNGDRARTRAWMQKFLANVEVFDTGGRGATTTFVERGQGDVLISFESEVNSLRDQAGTGDYDVIVPATNILAEFPVAWVDKNVEKNGTAEAAKAYLNYLYSPAAQHIIAGFYYRVNDTQMMKANESKFPPTRLFRVEDRFGGWPSAMATHFDRGGELDQLLAAGHR; this is encoded by the coding sequence ATGACCTTTACGCTTTTTTCCGGCCGGGCGGTGCGCGGGTGCGTCGCGGCGGCGATGCTGGCCTGCGGACCGGCGCAGGCCACGGCATTGCTTAACAGCTCCTATGACGTGGCCCGCGAGCTGTTCGCGGCCCTGAATCCCGGCTTTATCGCGCAATGGCAGCAGGCGCATCCCGGCGATACGCTGACCCTTCGTCAGTCGCACGCCGGATCGTCCCGGCAGGCGCTGGCTATCCTACAGGGGTTTCCGGCGGATGTGGTGACCTACAATCAGGTGACCGATGTGCAAATCCTGCACGATCGTGGCCAGTTGATTGCCGCCGATTGGCGCGATCGCCTGCCTAACCAGAGTTCGCCTTACTATTCAACTATGGCGTTTCTGGTGCGCAAAGGAAACCCCAAAGGGATCCACGACTGGAGCGATTTAGCCCGGGACGGCGTACGGCTGGTGTTTCCCAACCCGAAAACCTCGGGGAACGGCCGCTATACCTATTTAGCCGCCTGGGGCGCGATGGAGCAGGCGTTTAACGGCGACCGCGCCCGGACCCGCGCCTGGATGCAGAAATTTCTCGCCAACGTCGAGGTCTTCGATACCGGCGGGCGCGGCGCGACGACGACCTTTGTCGAGCGCGGGCAGGGGGATGTATTGATAAGTTTTGAGTCGGAGGTCAATAGCCTGCGCGATCAGGCCGGCACCGGCGATTATGACGTTATCGTGCCGGCCACGAATATCTTGGCGGAGTTTCCGGTGGCCTGGGTGGATAAGAACGTGGAGAAAAACGGGACCGCCGAGGCGGCGAAGGCTTATCTCAACTATCTCTATAGCCCGGCGGCGCAACACATTATCGCCGGGTTTTATTATCGGGTAAACGATACGCAGATGATGAAGGCAAACGAAAGCAAATTCCCGCCGACCCGGCTTTTCAGGGTTGAAGATCGGTTCGGCGGTTGGCCGTCGGCTATGGCGACGCATTTCGACCGCGGCGGCGAACTGGACCAATTGCTGGCGGCGGGGCATCGCTAA
- the cysT gene encoding sulfate/thiosulfate ABC transporter permease CysT has translation MLAMTTKRVLPGFGLSLGGSVLFVCLILLLPLSALVMQLAQMSWSQYWEVITGPELLAAYKITLICAGVASLFNAIFGMLMAWILTRYRFPGRALLDGLMDLPFALPTAVAGLTLATLFSTTGWYGGWLAQFGIKVSYTWLGIAVAMAFTSIPFVVRTVQPVLEELGPEYEEAAQTLGAGHWQTFRRVILPEVAPALLAGTALSFTRSLGEFGAVIFIAGNIAWKTEVTSLMIFIRLQEFDYPAASAIASVILAASLLLLFIINVLQSRFGRRLGGQ, from the coding sequence ATGCTGGCCATGACCACCAAACGGGTCCTGCCCGGCTTCGGCCTGAGTCTCGGCGGCAGCGTGCTGTTCGTCTGCCTGATCCTGCTGCTGCCGTTAAGCGCGCTGGTCATGCAGCTGGCGCAGATGAGCTGGTCGCAATACTGGGAAGTCATCACCGGCCCGGAGCTGCTGGCGGCGTATAAGATAACGTTAATCTGCGCCGGGGTGGCGTCGCTGTTTAATGCGATTTTCGGCATGCTGATGGCCTGGATCCTCACCCGCTACCGTTTTCCGGGCCGTGCGCTGTTAGATGGCCTGATGGATTTACCGTTCGCACTGCCTACCGCGGTGGCGGGGCTGACGCTGGCCACGCTATTTTCCACGACCGGCTGGTACGGCGGCTGGCTGGCCCAGTTTGGCATCAAAGTCTCCTATACCTGGCTCGGCATCGCCGTGGCGATGGCCTTTACCAGCATCCCGTTCGTGGTGCGCACCGTGCAGCCGGTGCTCGAAGAGCTCGGGCCGGAATATGAAGAAGCGGCCCAAACCCTGGGCGCGGGGCACTGGCAGACGTTTCGCCGCGTCATTTTGCCGGAGGTCGCGCCGGCGCTGCTGGCGGGAACCGCACTGTCGTTTACCCGCAGCCTGGGTGAATTTGGCGCGGTGATCTTTATCGCCGGCAACATCGCCTGGAAGACCGAGGTCACCTCGCTGATGATTTTTATCCGCCTACAGGAGTTTGATTACCCGGCGGCCAGCGCCATCGCCTCGGTGATCCTGGCGGCGTCGCTGCTGCTGCTGTTTATCATTAATGTGCTGCAATCACGCTTTGGCCGCCGGCTGGGAGGGCAATGA
- the cysW gene encoding sulfate/thiosulfate ABC transporter permease CysW, whose protein sequence is MTDISAFNGAARAPFPWGKWLLVGLGALVSLLLLLVPLISIFATALAEGVAAVGRNLNDSDMLHAIWLTVLIALITVPVNVVFGTLMAWLVTRFNFRGRQLLLTLMDVPFAVSPVVAGLLYLLFYGTNGPLGGWLDEHNLQLMFSWPGMALVTIFVTCPFVVRELVPVMLSQGSEEDEAAILLGASGWQMFRRVTLPNIRWALLYGVILTNARAIGEFGAVSVVSGSIRGETYTLPLQVELLHQDYNTVGAFTAAALLTLMAIVTLCLKSGLQWRLARHQAELQPGESQ, encoded by the coding sequence ATGACGGATATCTCCGCCTTTAACGGCGCCGCGCGCGCGCCTTTCCCGTGGGGAAAATGGCTGTTGGTCGGCCTCGGCGCGCTGGTTTCGCTGCTGTTGCTCCTGGTGCCGCTGATTTCGATTTTCGCCACCGCGCTGGCCGAAGGGGTGGCGGCGGTGGGGCGCAATCTCAACGATAGCGACATGCTGCACGCCATCTGGCTTACGGTGCTGATCGCGCTGATAACCGTACCGGTCAATGTGGTTTTCGGTACGTTAATGGCCTGGTTGGTGACGCGGTTCAATTTCCGCGGCCGCCAACTGCTGCTGACGTTGATGGATGTGCCGTTCGCGGTCTCCCCGGTGGTGGCGGGCTTGTTGTATCTGCTGTTTTATGGCACCAACGGCCCCCTCGGCGGCTGGCTGGACGAGCATAATTTGCAGTTGATGTTCTCCTGGCCGGGAATGGCGCTGGTGACAATATTCGTCACCTGTCCATTTGTCGTGCGCGAACTGGTGCCGGTGATGCTCAGTCAGGGCAGCGAGGAGGATGAAGCCGCCATTTTGCTCGGCGCATCCGGCTGGCAGATGTTCCGCCGCGTTACGCTGCCCAATATCCGCTGGGCGTTGCTGTATGGCGTCATCCTGACCAACGCCCGCGCCATCGGCGAGTTTGGGGCGGTATCGGTGGTGTCGGGGTCTATCCGCGGTGAAACCTATACCCTGCCGCTGCAGGTGGAATTACTCCATCAGGATTACAACACCGTGGGCGCGTTTACCGCCGCCGCGCTGCTGACCCTGATGGCGATTGTGACATTATGCTTGAAGAGCGGGCTGCAGTGGCGCCTGGCGCGCCATCAGGCGGAGCTTCAACCGGGGGAATCTCAATGA
- the cysA gene encoding sulfate/thiosulfate ABC transporter ATP-binding protein CysA, with translation MSIAIDKVSKFFDNSKVLNAISLDINAGEMVALLGPSGSGKTTLLRIIAGLEHHNSGHLRFGGKDVSRVHARDRHVGFVFQHYALFRHMTVAENIAFGLTVLPRRERPGRAAIKQKVASLLEMVQLGHLAARYPSQLSGGQKQRVALARALAVEPEILLLDEPFGALDAQVRKELRRWLRQLHEELKFTSVFVTHDQEEAMEVADRVVVMSQGNIEQVGTPQEVWREPASRFVLEFLGEVNRLDGEIRGAELFVGPYHWPLPYAPVHQGQVELFLRPWEMALSEKPTARCPLPVQIIDVSPRGHYWQWVVQPLGWHPQPLTVVAATESAGTPARGDRRYLGGQNARLYTGDKALQPIAFAESA, from the coding sequence ATGAGTATCGCGATCGATAAGGTCAGTAAGTTTTTTGATAACAGCAAAGTACTGAACGCTATTTCGCTGGATATCAACGCCGGGGAGATGGTGGCGCTATTGGGACCTTCCGGCTCGGGCAAGACAACGCTTTTGCGTATTATCGCGGGGCTGGAACACCATAATAGCGGCCATTTACGTTTCGGCGGTAAAGACGTCAGCCGGGTGCACGCCCGCGATCGCCACGTAGGGTTTGTGTTCCAGCACTACGCCCTGTTTCGCCACATGACCGTCGCCGAAAATATCGCCTTCGGTCTGACGGTCCTACCGCGACGGGAGCGTCCCGGGCGTGCCGCTATCAAACAGAAAGTCGCCAGCCTGCTGGAGATGGTGCAGCTGGGCCATTTGGCCGCGCGCTATCCTTCCCAGCTTTCCGGCGGTCAAAAGCAGCGCGTGGCGCTGGCGCGCGCGCTGGCGGTGGAGCCGGAAATCCTGCTGCTCGACGAGCCGTTTGGCGCCCTGGATGCGCAGGTGCGTAAAGAGCTGCGCCGCTGGCTGCGTCAGCTGCACGAAGAGCTCAAGTTCACCAGCGTGTTTGTCACCCATGATCAGGAAGAGGCAATGGAAGTGGCGGATCGGGTGGTGGTGATGAGCCAGGGCAACATCGAGCAGGTGGGAACGCCGCAGGAGGTTTGGCGCGAGCCGGCAAGCCGCTTTGTGCTGGAGTTCCTGGGCGAGGTCAACCGGCTGGACGGTGAAATCCGCGGCGCCGAGCTCTTTGTCGGCCCGTACCATTGGCCGTTGCCTTACGCGCCGGTTCATCAAGGGCAGGTAGAGCTGTTCCTGCGGCCGTGGGAAATGGCGTTAAGCGAAAAACCCACCGCCCGCTGCCCGTTGCCGGTACAAATTATTGATGTCAGTCCGCGCGGCCACTACTGGCAATGGGTAGTACAACCGCTGGGCTGGCACCCGCAGCCTTTGACGGTGGTGGCGGCGACGGAGTCGGCCGGCACGCCGGCACGGGGCGATCGTCGCTACCTCGGTGGCCAGAACGCCCGCCTCTACACCGGCGATAAAGCCCTGCAACCGATAGCCTTCGCCGAAAGCGCCTAA
- a CDS encoding alkene reductase, protein MAELFEPIKIGAIELANRIVMAPLTRMRADDERVPGALAQEYYRQRASAGLIFTEATSVSPQGVGYPNTPGIWSQEQTQAWAKVTAAVHQAGGKIVSQLWHVGRISDPLYLDGERPVAPSAIAPEGFVSVIRPQKTYVNPRALETDEIAGIVEDYRQAAENAKRSGFDGVELHAANGYLFDQFLHDGSNQRTDRYGGSIANRARFLLEAVDAVLTVWPADRVGVHLNLMSDTHSMRDSDPKAMFSYVARELNARGLAFIFAREALDFPNRLAPTLRQHFHGALIVNEGFTGASAAATVAAGAAEAVAFGKLYIANPDLVERLRGQASLNEVNPQTLYARGAEGYIDYPALKDQVAY, encoded by the coding sequence ATGGCTGAACTGTTTGAACCCATAAAGATCGGCGCTATCGAGCTGGCTAACCGCATCGTGATGGCCCCGCTCACCCGGATGCGCGCCGACGACGAGCGCGTGCCCGGGGCGCTGGCGCAGGAATACTATCGTCAGCGCGCCAGCGCAGGGTTGATTTTCACCGAGGCGACGTCGGTGTCGCCGCAGGGCGTCGGTTATCCCAATACGCCGGGGATTTGGTCGCAGGAGCAGACCCAGGCGTGGGCGAAAGTGACCGCGGCGGTGCACCAGGCCGGCGGTAAAATCGTCAGCCAACTTTGGCACGTCGGGCGGATATCCGATCCCCTTTACCTTGACGGCGAACGGCCGGTCGCCCCCAGCGCCATTGCGCCGGAGGGCTTTGTCTCGGTTATCCGTCCGCAAAAAACCTATGTTAACCCGCGGGCGTTGGAAACCGACGAAATCGCCGGGATCGTAGAGGATTACCGGCAGGCGGCGGAAAATGCCAAGCGCAGCGGCTTTGACGGCGTGGAGCTGCACGCGGCCAATGGCTATCTTTTCGATCAGTTCCTGCATGACGGTTCCAACCAGCGTACCGATCGCTACGGCGGTTCGATAGCCAATCGCGCCCGCTTTTTGCTTGAGGCGGTGGATGCGGTGCTGACCGTCTGGCCCGCCGATCGTGTGGGGGTGCATCTCAACCTGATGTCGGACACCCACAGCATGCGTGATTCCGATCCCAAGGCGATGTTCAGCTATGTCGCGCGAGAATTAAACGCGCGCGGGCTGGCGTTCATCTTCGCCCGTGAGGCGCTGGACTTTCCCAACCGCTTGGCGCCAACGCTGCGGCAGCATTTCCACGGCGCGTTAATCGTCAACGAAGGGTTTACCGGCGCAAGCGCCGCCGCCACGGTCGCCGCCGGTGCCGCTGAGGCAGTAGCGTTCGGCAAACTGTATATCGCCAACCCGGATTTGGTGGAGCGCCTGCGCGGCCAGGCGTCGCTAAACGAGGTCAACCCGCAGACCCTCTATGCCCGCGGCGCAGAGGGCTATATTGATTATCCGGCGCTCAAGGATCAGGTCGCCTATTAA
- the cysM gene encoding cysteine synthase CysM, translated as MTTLEQCIGNTPLIKLQRMAPAGGGEIWLKMEGNNPAGSVKDRAALFMIQQAERRGEIAPGDILIEATSGNTGIALAMIAALKGYRLKLLMPDNMSMERQAAMRAYGAELILVDQGLGMEGARDRARALARATGGKVLDQFNNPDNPLAHFTTTGPEIWRQTNGRISHFVSSMGTTGTIMGVGRFLKARRADVTIVGLQPAPGSSIPGIRRWPAAYMPAIFQPELVDRTLDILQDEAETTMRRLAREEGIFCGVSSGGAVAGALRVAAEAPGSLVVAVCCDRGDRYLSTGVFD; from the coding sequence GTGACCACGCTCGAACAGTGCATAGGCAATACCCCGCTGATAAAGCTCCAGCGCATGGCCCCCGCCGGCGGCGGCGAGATTTGGTTGAAGATGGAAGGCAATAATCCGGCGGGATCGGTGAAGGATCGCGCCGCCTTATTTATGATTCAACAGGCGGAGCGGCGCGGCGAGATCGCCCCCGGCGATATCTTGATTGAGGCCACCAGCGGCAACACCGGCATCGCCCTGGCGATGATTGCCGCGCTGAAGGGTTATCGTCTGAAACTGCTGATGCCTGACAATATGAGCATGGAGCGGCAGGCGGCGATGCGCGCCTACGGGGCCGAACTGATCTTGGTGGATCAGGGGCTCGGGATGGAGGGCGCACGCGACCGCGCGCGCGCGCTTGCCCGTGCCACGGGCGGGAAAGTGCTGGATCAATTCAATAATCCAGATAATCCGCTGGCGCATTTTACCACCACCGGGCCGGAGATCTGGCGTCAGACCAACGGGCGCATTAGTCATTTTGTGTCCAGCATGGGCACCACCGGCACCATTATGGGCGTCGGCCGGTTTTTGAAAGCGCGCCGTGCGGACGTCACTATCGTCGGGCTTCAGCCGGCGCCGGGAAGCAGTATTCCCGGCATCCGGCGCTGGCCGGCTGCCTATATGCCGGCTATCTTTCAGCCTGAGCTGGTGGATCGAACCCTGGATATACTTCAAGACGAAGCGGAAACGACGATGCGCCGACTGGCGCGGGAAGAGGGTATTTTCTGCGGCGTTAGCTCTGGCGGAGCGGTGGCCGGCGCATTGCGCGTGGCCGCAGAGGCCCCGGGGAGTCTGGTGGTTGCCGTCTGCTGCGACCGCGGCGACCGCTACTTGTCCACCGGCGTATTCGATTAG
- a CDS encoding response regulator transcription factor, whose protein sequence is MKILLVDDDRELGKMLSEYLTAEGFDTSLALTGQEGVDGALSGDYTAMILDIMLPDMSGTDVLRQVRKSSRMPIIMLTAKGDNIDRVIGLEMGADDYMPKPCYPRELVARLRAVLRRFDERPEQPAEAGVASFGDLILNPATRTSLWRGKAFDLTASEFNLLELLIRAPDRVVSKDDLSEKGLGRRREAYDRSVDVHISNIRQKLSLLPGSSLGIETVRSIGYRIR, encoded by the coding sequence ATGAAAATTTTGCTGGTTGATGACGATCGGGAACTGGGCAAAATGCTGAGCGAATACCTGACCGCGGAGGGTTTCGATACCTCTTTGGCCCTAACCGGCCAGGAAGGGGTGGACGGCGCGCTTTCCGGCGACTATACCGCTATGATTCTGGATATCATGCTACCGGATATGAGCGGCACCGATGTCTTGCGCCAGGTTCGCAAAAGCAGCCGTATGCCGATTATCATGCTGACCGCGAAAGGCGATAATATCGATCGCGTCATCGGCCTGGAAATGGGTGCAGACGATTACATGCCCAAGCCCTGCTATCCTCGCGAGCTGGTCGCGCGGCTGCGCGCGGTGTTGCGTCGTTTCGATGAACGGCCGGAGCAGCCTGCCGAGGCCGGCGTCGCAAGCTTCGGCGATCTGATACTCAATCCTGCCACCCGCACCAGCTTATGGCGAGGGAAAGCGTTCGATCTTACCGCTTCGGAATTCAATCTGCTGGAGCTTTTGATCCGCGCGCCCGATAGAGTGGTGTCAAAAGATGACCTGTCGGAAAAGGGGCTGGGCCGTCGCCGTGAGGCGTACGATCGCAGCGTCGACGTGCATATCAGCAACATCCGGCAAAAATTGTCGCTGCTGCCCGGCAGCAGTTTGGGCATTGAAACGGTACGCAGTATCGGCTATCGGATCCGCTGA
- a CDS encoding ATP-binding protein, giving the protein MRIPGRLFWKILLGFWLIFLLITQALWVGFILYGNRHEPPEESIARRFIRLQMVSAESALKTGGLPALQALMAQWPDGEQTLLVAKPLTPADSKPGAAAENAAFFADKGIRPATPAGDEEAGAPPQRGPSGNSALPPLESIANRQVTAADGRQYLLRYDFESLRRQYHNGHRSNILNMPSPLFWLGMTVGLLFSLLLAWNLTRPMRQLRRAFARVSLGDLTVRLFPVMRRRHDEITEVAKDFDAMAERLQVLVAAREALLHDISHELRTPLARLQLAIGLAHQNPANVETSLARIKQEAERLDRMVGELLALSRAEHQGMLAEEYFDLLGLVEAVVNDARYEAQLTRVTITLTAQQPADYTVKGNAEMMRRAVENIVRNALRFSLPGQEIAVKLAVEDRLLTISVADQGPGIAEEKLSSIFDPFVRVNSPQSGKGYGLGLAITRKVLLAHGGSVDAHNGREGGLQIYLRLPHWQ; this is encoded by the coding sequence ATGAGAATACCGGGGCGGTTGTTCTGGAAGATCCTGCTCGGCTTTTGGCTGATATTCCTGCTGATTACCCAGGCGCTGTGGGTCGGTTTTATCCTGTATGGCAATCGCCACGAACCGCCGGAAGAGTCTATCGCCCGACGTTTCATCCGTTTGCAGATGGTGTCGGCCGAGTCGGCGCTGAAAACGGGCGGACTACCGGCATTGCAGGCGCTGATGGCGCAGTGGCCGGACGGGGAACAAACGCTGCTGGTCGCCAAACCGTTAACGCCCGCCGACAGCAAACCCGGGGCGGCGGCAGAAAACGCTGCCTTTTTCGCCGACAAGGGGATTCGTCCGGCGACGCCCGCGGGAGACGAGGAGGCCGGCGCCCCGCCACAGCGCGGGCCGTCGGGAAACTCCGCGCTGCCGCCGCTGGAATCCATCGCCAACCGGCAGGTAACGGCGGCCGATGGTCGGCAATATCTGCTGCGCTACGACTTTGAAAGCTTACGCAGGCAGTATCACAACGGCCATAGGAGCAATATCCTCAATATGCCCAGTCCGTTGTTCTGGCTGGGGATGACGGTCGGGCTGCTGTTCAGTTTGCTTCTGGCTTGGAACCTGACCCGCCCCATGCGCCAGCTGCGCCGGGCCTTTGCACGCGTATCCCTGGGGGATTTAACGGTGCGCCTCTTTCCCGTTATGCGCCGCCGTCACGATGAGATAACCGAGGTGGCGAAGGACTTTGACGCCATGGCCGAGCGGCTGCAGGTGCTGGTCGCGGCGCGCGAGGCGCTGCTGCACGATATTTCCCACGAGCTGCGTACGCCGCTGGCCCGATTGCAATTGGCCATCGGACTGGCGCACCAGAATCCGGCTAATGTGGAGACTTCCCTGGCGCGCATCAAGCAGGAAGCCGAGCGTCTGGATCGCATGGTGGGGGAGCTGCTGGCGCTTTCGCGCGCGGAGCACCAGGGCATGCTGGCGGAGGAGTATTTCGATTTACTGGGGCTGGTGGAAGCGGTGGTCAACGACGCACGGTACGAGGCGCAGCTCACCCGGGTGACTATCACGCTGACCGCCCAGCAGCCGGCGGACTATACCGTCAAAGGCAACGCGGAAATGATGCGCCGCGCGGTGGAAAACATCGTGCGCAATGCGCTGCGTTTTTCACTCCCAGGGCAAGAGATTGCGGTAAAGCTAGCGGTGGAAGATCGCCTGCTCACAATTAGCGTAGCAGACCAGGGGCCGGGGATTGCCGAAGAGAAGCTGTCCAGCATTTTCGATCCCTTTGTGCGGGTGAATTCCCCGCAAAGCGGCAAGGGCTACGGCCTTGGGCTGGCGATTACCCGCAAAGTGCTGTTGGCGCACGGCGGGTCGGTCGACGCCCATAACGGGCGCGAGGGCGGGCTGCAAATTTATTTGCGGCTACCGCACTGGCAGTAA
- the crr gene encoding PTS glucose transporter subunit IIA: protein MGLFDKLKSLVSDDKKDTGSIEIVAPLSGEIVNIEDVPDVVFAEKIVGDGIAIKPSGNKMVAPVDGTIGKIFETNHAFSIESDSGIELFVHFGIDTVELKGEGFRRIAEEGQRVKKGDVVIEFDLPLLEEKAKSTLTPVVISNMDEIKELVKLSGSVVVGETPIIRIRK from the coding sequence ATGGGTTTGTTCGATAAACTGAAATCTCTGGTTTCCGATGACAAGAAAGACACGGGAAGCATTGAAATAGTTGCACCTCTTTCGGGGGAAATTGTAAACATTGAAGATGTTCCTGACGTGGTTTTCGCTGAAAAGATCGTGGGCGATGGGATCGCCATCAAGCCCAGCGGCAATAAAATGGTCGCTCCGGTAGACGGCACGATCGGCAAAATTTTCGAGACTAATCACGCTTTCTCCATCGAATCCGACAGCGGCATTGAGCTGTTCGTCCATTTCGGTATCGATACCGTTGAGCTGAAAGGCGAAGGATTCCGCCGTATCGCTGAAGAAGGTCAACGTGTGAAAAAAGGTGACGTGGTGATCGAGTTTGATCTGCCGTTGCTGGAAGAAAAAGCGAAATCGACCCTGACGCCGGTAGTGATTTCCAATATGGATGAAATCAAAGAGCTGGTGAAATTGTCCGGCAGCGTTGTGGTCGGTGAAACGCCGATCATCCGTATCCGCAAGTAG